The following are encoded together in the Deltaproteobacteria bacterium genome:
- a CDS encoding glycosyltransferase family 4 protein yields MSPFPKPILMIGAHPYKVKGGVSGCVRNILSSDIIKEYRIEYIATMVDGSWFLKLAVAVRAFFVFWYKLLVSRSPLVHVHGSKDASFYRKMFFMGLARAWGKKIIFHCHSGKFDQFYYSGPGWQKSLIRWVLSLSDRIVVLSPHWTAFFSQIAPASKLRTLENAVPLAYYQQKGSKFSKSMVPTILFAGLLTENKGIMDLLSIIPRLVEKDPKIKVLLAGSGDFKRVRAFMRSSGIEESVQLLGWVDPEQLTLLYHQSHLFVLPSYYEGLPMVILEAMACGLPIVSTRVGGIPELIQDGENGILIEPGDRKALVEALSTLLSDPLRRSEMAEKNMQKIREQYDIPVYVEKLSSLYRELLGEN; encoded by the coding sequence ATGAGCCCTTTCCCGAAGCCGATTTTAATGATTGGTGCCCATCCTTATAAGGTGAAAGGGGGCGTTTCGGGCTGTGTTCGGAATATTCTTTCTTCTGATATCATTAAGGAATATAGGATAGAATATATCGCAACGATGGTCGACGGTTCCTGGTTTCTGAAGTTAGCAGTGGCGGTCCGGGCTTTTTTTGTTTTTTGGTATAAATTGCTGGTTTCCCGTTCCCCCCTGGTCCATGTCCATGGTTCCAAAGATGCCAGTTTTTATCGAAAGATGTTTTTTATGGGCTTGGCCCGAGCTTGGGGGAAAAAAATTATTTTTCATTGCCACAGCGGAAAATTCGATCAATTTTATTATTCCGGACCGGGTTGGCAAAAATCTTTAATTCGATGGGTCTTGTCCCTGTCTGATCGCATAGTGGTACTCTCCCCCCATTGGACCGCCTTTTTCTCTCAAATTGCCCCGGCCTCCAAGCTGAGGACCCTGGAGAATGCCGTCCCTTTGGCCTATTATCAACAGAAGGGATCCAAATTTTCCAAATCAATGGTACCCACCATCCTCTTTGCCGGCCTGTTGACCGAAAATAAAGGGATAATGGATCTCCTTTCCATCATTCCCCGACTGGTTGAAAAGGACCCGAAGATAAAAGTTCTTCTGGCCGGTTCCGGGGATTTTAAAAGGGTCCGGGCCTTCATGCGAAGCTCCGGCATCGAAGAATCGGTCCAACTCCTGGGCTGGGTTGATCCTGAACAGTTAACCCTATTATACCACCAGTCCCATCTATTTGTCCTCCCGTCTTACTATGAAGGGTTGCCCATGGTCATTTTGGAGGCCATGGCTTGTGGCCTTCCTATTGTCAGCACCCGGGTGGGAGGGATTCCGGAGCTTATTCAAGATGGTGAAAACGGGATTTTGATTGAGCCAGGAGACCGGAAGGCCCTGGTTGAGGCCCTGTCTACCTTGCTGTCTGATCCGCTCCGCCGGAGTGAGATGGCCGAAAAAAATATGCAAAAAATCAGGGAACAATATGATATACCTGTCTATGTTGAAAAATTAAGCAGCCTTTATCGGGAACTCCTGGGAGAGAACTAA
- a CDS encoding glycosyltransferase, with the protein MTYKILFVVTSLTTGGAERLLVQILKRLNRDLFQPVVVCLKEPGPLADELSAWQIPVYSRLLKNKYDLRVFFRLLTIIRQEKVQVLWVHSTGDKMFWGRLTAKMAGVPVILASIHFMGNEGQRESILGPLNKALTPITDRFMAVSENQGRYLIENEGIPFQKMVVIPNGIDLAHFQPQKTPGEVREALGLGKRISIVGQVANLRPVKGHGLLLQAVKRVVEKQKEVAFLLVGDGPERKSLEKVCLDLGLDGVVHFLGDRKDIPDLIGCFDVGTLTSEMETFPLAILEYMALGKPVVAPDIGGIPELITHGIEGLLFPPGDAEALADRLLQLLSQPGLARRLGEEGFKRVKASFTLDLMIQRMEDLLLSLLRQKGL; encoded by the coding sequence GCGGAAAGGTTGCTGGTTCAGATCCTTAAGCGGTTGAACCGGGATTTGTTTCAACCGGTAGTCGTTTGTCTCAAAGAGCCGGGTCCTCTGGCCGATGAGCTTTCCGCCTGGCAAATACCGGTTTACAGCCGGTTGCTTAAAAACAAGTACGATCTTCGGGTCTTTTTCCGTCTCTTGACCATTATTCGCCAGGAAAAGGTCCAGGTCCTTTGGGTCCATAGTACCGGGGATAAAATGTTCTGGGGACGTTTGACTGCTAAAATGGCCGGCGTTCCGGTTATCCTGGCCTCCATCCATTTTATGGGTAATGAAGGACAACGGGAGAGCATCCTGGGCCCTTTGAACAAAGCCCTGACCCCTATTACCGACCGATTTATGGCGGTTTCAGAGAACCAGGGACGCTACCTGATCGAGAATGAAGGCATCCCGTTCCAAAAGATGGTCGTCATTCCGAATGGAATTGATTTGGCGCATTTCCAACCACAGAAGACACCGGGGGAAGTCAGAGAGGCGCTTGGACTGGGTAAAAGGATATCGATCGTCGGACAGGTGGCCAACCTGAGGCCGGTTAAAGGTCATGGCCTGTTGCTTCAGGCCGTAAAGAGGGTGGTGGAAAAACAAAAAGAGGTCGCCTTTCTTTTGGTCGGGGATGGCCCCGAACGGAAGAGCCTGGAAAAGGTTTGTCTGGACCTTGGCCTGGACGGGGTGGTTCATTTTTTAGGCGATCGAAAGGATATACCGGATCTGATCGGGTGTTTCGATGTGGGCACCCTGACTTCCGAAATGGAAACTTTCCCCTTGGCTATTTTGGAATACATGGCCTTAGGAAAGCCGGTGGTAGCGCCGGACATCGGGGGTATCCCCGAATTGATCACCCATGGCATTGAAGGATTGCTCTTCCCCCCCGGCGATGCCGAGGCCCTGGCCGACCGCCTTCTTCAACTTCTTTCCCAACCCGGTTTGGCCCGGCGACTCGGGGAGGAGGGATTTAAGAGGGTAAAGGCTTCTTTTACCCTGGACCTGATGATACAGAGAATGGAAGACCTTTTACTTTCACTCCTCCGGCAAAAGGGGTTATAG